From the genome of Campylobacter sp. MIT 99-7217, one region includes:
- a CDS encoding dynamin family protein: MQINILNDFINAYEKAYKQSFDESFEGRIKALCQSLNEPFMHLSSALKKELKELVFSLERNIQVAIIGQFSSGKSSLLNLILKKEVLPTGAVPVTFKPTFLHFAKEYFLRVEFEDGSDEITDISKLELYTDQRKGLKEAKSLHLYAPISLLENIILVDTPGLNANEIDTQTTFEELKNTHAAIWLSLIDNAGKKSEEDAIKANLRLLGSSSICVLNQKDKLNEAELENVLNYAKSVFSKYFKEVIAISCKQAQSEKSYEHSNFNALLNFLKSLDTKALKQDFTQRKLLEICEILEQENALFESVFDELEAKFKAYEQYLEEFSLQMLARVKILNHQILDLLKGISERISTEIFTFVKEKEAFYYKEAKGFLKKDLYARFEYKTPFISSDDAFLAMFYHTDVMNKEFKKIKFELESSFKDLKQGLNTSFESLQNEILLFKARFSNIQKDDILQSEANFGELRAFCNASEEHFLKDFENALFKNTLELDLFLEKLNLKAFANYENATKLTLSFFSRKINESRTFYELDSTEFSLFYPKKSEIYERVLTELNVYEFEALLVDKPVISRIIKQYFESITKLIKEKRGLILDQKKELKRRLELILKVKENLNTL, translated from the coding sequence ATGCAAATTAATATCTTAAATGATTTTATAAACGCTTATGAAAAGGCTTACAAGCAAAGCTTTGATGAAAGTTTTGAAGGACGCATTAAGGCTTTGTGTCAAAGCTTAAATGAGCCTTTTATGCATTTGAGTTCTGCTTTGAAAAAGGAGCTTAAAGAGCTTGTTTTTAGCCTTGAAAGAAATATTCAAGTAGCGATCATCGGGCAGTTTTCAAGCGGAAAATCAAGCCTTTTAAATTTGATCTTAAAAAAAGAAGTTTTGCCCACAGGTGCTGTGCCTGTTACTTTTAAGCCCACTTTTTTACACTTTGCAAAAGAGTATTTTTTGAGGGTTGAATTTGAAGATGGAAGCGATGAAATCACCGATATAAGCAAGCTTGAGCTTTATACTGATCAAAGAAAGGGCTTAAAAGAAGCTAAGAGTTTGCACCTTTACGCACCTATTTCTTTGCTTGAAAATATCATTCTTGTGGATACTCCGGGGCTTAATGCTAATGAAATAGATACGCAAACGACCTTTGAAGAGCTTAAAAACACGCACGCAGCCATTTGGCTAAGCCTTATTGATAATGCAGGCAAAAAAAGCGAAGAAGATGCGATAAAGGCGAATTTAAGGCTCTTGGGAAGCTCTAGCATTTGCGTTTTAAATCAAAAAGATAAGCTTAATGAAGCCGAGCTTGAAAATGTCTTAAACTATGCTAAAAGCGTGTTTTCAAAGTATTTTAAAGAAGTCATTGCCATTTCTTGTAAGCAGGCACAAAGTGAAAAAAGTTATGAGCATTCAAATTTTAACGCCTTGCTAAATTTCTTAAAAAGCCTTGATACAAAGGCTTTAAAGCAAGATTTTACCCAAAGAAAGCTACTTGAAATTTGTGAAATTTTAGAGCAAGAAAATGCACTTTTTGAAAGCGTTTTTGATGAGCTTGAGGCTAAATTTAAGGCTTATGAGCAGTATTTAGAAGAGTTTTCTTTGCAAATGCTTGCTAGGGTGAAGATTTTAAATCATCAAATTTTAGATCTTTTAAAGGGCATAAGCGAGCGGATTTCAACTGAGATTTTTACTTTTGTAAAAGAAAAGGAAGCCTTTTATTACAAGGAGGCTAAGGGCTTTTTGAAAAAAGATTTGTATGCAAGATTTGAGTATAAAACGCCTTTTATTTCAAGCGATGATGCGTTTTTAGCGATGTTTTATCATACTGATGTGATGAATAAGGAGTTTAAAAAGATCAAATTTGAGCTTGAAAGCTCTTTTAAAGATCTTAAACAAGGCTTGAATACAAGCTTTGAAAGCTTGCAAAATGAAATTTTGCTTTTCAAAGCTAGGTTTTCAAATATCCAAAAAGATGATATCTTGCAAAGTGAGGCAAATTTTGGCGAGCTAAGAGCCTTTTGTAATGCAAGCGAGGAGCATTTTTTAAAGGATTTTGAAAATGCTTTGTTTAAAAATACCTTAGAACTTGATCTTTTCCTAGAAAAGCTTAATCTCAAAGCCTTTGCAAACTACGAAAACGCCACCAAGCTCACCCTTAGCTTTTTTAGTCGTAAGATCAATGAAAGTCGCACATTTTACGAGCTTGATAGCACGGAGTTTTCTTTGTTTTATCCTAAAAAAAGTGAAATTTATGAAAGGGTTTTAACTGAGCTTAATGTTTACGAATTTGAGGCTTTGCTTGTGGATAAACCGGTGATTTCAAGGATCATAAAGCAGTATTTTGAAAGTATAACCAAGCTTATTAAAGAAAAAAGAGGCTTGATTTTGGATCAAA
- a CDS encoding dynamin family protein has translation MKELLEQLWQNHLQFLDFEANFKDKNALDEASAAIILSANNENYERYFLLKEFNEIFKKIDLRVDIFNLQNAQICTLNLLKKGFLDKEDLLKALKILEKISNNSLIIKFIQELNIDKKSAKAVFKSDLKELESINLSLLELCFDEFAKKRLEEILKKFKSLQFNVAITGVMNAGKSSLLNALLKEDFLGVSNIPETANLTILKGGDSNEVKIYFWDKKEWDNILKNAEFNEDLKAFLAGLEKRLDLSEFVKDEGLIKESSLAQLKHFSSAKNELSALIKKIEIQSKLSFLKENICIVDTPGLDDVVVQREILTQEYLKESDFLIHLMNASQSLTQKDSEFLISCLLNSRLSKFLIVLTKADLLSQKELDEVVSYTKESLKKRLLSLEGVNENLVEKIDFLCVSAKRASDFYKGLASKQDFEKSGLKELEEYLFKELFRGEKSKIMLASYKKELLLELKNSLNAYELQNKLILESTQGLHEQSQGLFLELKAQKEALLKAKDEIKASILKLENTKFGVENLLLLLAKKLKQRLLDELKYLKEKSLKPNLTRILNIVDISVKDGISDILREIKFENLKKIDDLKMNLSLKYDFLKDDFENGFEEFKTKLSKSIEDIFSDEKFMLLRMQISQIIQEKNEIYILEKNLDECINEGFKSFELEKLLKDLNINASFFYFLEQRLKIHENLQNEKLASLEKTLQNLNDKSLNSNLSLEANLEKIAKLNELSKELLNAN, from the coding sequence ATGAAAGAACTCCTTGAACAACTTTGGCAAAATCACCTGCAGTTTTTGGACTTTGAAGCAAATTTTAAAGATAAAAACGCTCTTGATGAAGCAAGTGCGGCTATTATTTTAAGTGCAAATAATGAAAATTATGAAAGATATTTTCTCTTAAAAGAATTTAATGAAATTTTTAAAAAAATTGATTTAAGAGTGGATATTTTTAATCTCCAAAATGCTCAAATTTGCACGCTAAATTTACTTAAAAAAGGCTTTTTAGACAAAGAAGATCTTTTAAAAGCATTAAAAATTTTAGAAAAAATTTCAAATAATTCCTTGATAATAAAATTCATTCAAGAGCTAAACATTGATAAAAAATCCGCAAAGGCTGTTTTTAAGAGCGATTTAAAAGAGCTTGAAAGTATAAATTTAAGCCTTTTGGAGCTTTGTTTTGATGAGTTTGCAAAAAAAAGGCTTGAAGAAATTTTAAAGAAATTTAAAAGCCTTCAGTTTAATGTAGCCATTACAGGCGTGATGAATGCTGGCAAATCAAGCCTTTTAAACGCTCTTTTGAAAGAGGATTTTCTAGGCGTTTCAAATATCCCTGAAACGGCGAATTTAACGATACTCAAAGGCGGAGATTCAAACGAGGTAAAAATTTATTTTTGGGATAAAAAAGAATGGGACAATATCCTTAAAAATGCTGAATTTAACGAGGATTTAAAGGCTTTTTTAGCTGGGCTTGAAAAAAGGCTTGATTTAAGCGAGTTTGTAAAAGATGAGGGCTTGATCAAGGAAAGCTCTTTAGCCCAGCTTAAGCATTTTAGTTCGGCTAAAAATGAACTTTCAGCCCTTATCAAAAAGATAGAAATTCAAAGCAAACTGAGCTTTTTAAAAGAAAATATTTGCATTGTAGATACTCCCGGACTTGATGATGTGGTGGTTCAAAGAGAAATCCTAACTCAAGAATACCTCAAAGAAAGTGATTTTTTAATCCACCTTATGAATGCCTCGCAAAGCCTTACACAAAAGGATTCTGAGTTTCTTATTTCCTGCCTTTTAAACTCTCGTCTTAGTAAATTTTTGATTGTGCTAACTAAGGCTGATTTGCTCAGTCAAAAAGAGCTTGATGAGGTGGTTAGCTACACCAAAGAAAGCCTTAAAAAAAGGCTTTTAAGCCTTGAGGGCGTGAATGAAAATTTGGTTGAAAAGATTGATTTTTTGTGTGTGAGCGCAAAAAGGGCGAGCGATTTTTATAAGGGCTTAGCAAGCAAACAAGACTTTGAAAAAAGTGGTCTTAAGGAGCTTGAGGAGTATTTGTTTAAAGAGCTTTTTAGGGGCGAAAAAAGCAAGATTATGCTTGCTTCTTATAAAAAAGAACTGCTTTTAGAGCTTAAAAACTCGTTAAATGCTTACGAGCTTCAAAACAAGCTTATTTTAGAAAGCACCCAAGGACTTCACGAGCAAAGTCAAGGACTATTTTTAGAGCTAAAAGCTCAAAAAGAAGCACTTTTAAAGGCAAAAGATGAGATTAAAGCAAGCATTTTAAAACTTGAAAATACAAAATTTGGCGTGGAAAATTTACTCTTGCTTTTGGCTAAAAAGCTTAAGCAAAGATTGCTTGATGAGCTAAAATATCTCAAAGAAAAGTCTTTAAAACCAAATCTTACACGCATTTTAAATATCGTTGATATCAGCGTAAAAGATGGCATTAGCGATATTTTAAGGGAGATAAAATTTGAAAATCTCAAAAAAATCGATGATTTAAAGATGAATTTGAGTTTAAAATATGACTTTTTAAAAGATGATTTTGAAAATGGCTTTGAGGAGTTTAAAACCAAGCTTAGCAAGAGCATAGAAGATATTTTTAGTGATGAGAAATTTATGCTTTTAAGAATGCAAATTTCACAAATCATTCAGGAAAAAAATGAAATTTATATCCTTGAAAAAAACCTAGATGAGTGCATAAATGAGGGCTTTAAAAGCTTTGAGCTTGAAAAGCTTTTAAAGGATTTAAACATTAACGCAAGCTTTTTTTACTTTTTAGAACAAAGGCTTAAAATTCATGAAAACTTACAAAATGAGAAGCTTGCAAGCCTTGAAAAAACATTGCAAAATTTAAACGATAAAAGCCTAAATTCAAATTTAAGCCTTGAAGCAAATTTAGAAAAAATCGCCAAACTAAACGAGCTTTCAAAGGAGCTTTTGAATGCAAATTAA
- a CDS encoding fumarate reductase iron-sulfur subunit, whose protein sequence is MSRKLTIKAFKYNPLSKISKPHFVSYELEETPFMTVFVCLTLIREKMDADLSFDFVCRAGICGSCAMMINGVPKLACKTLTKDYEDGVIELMPMPAFRHIKDLSVNTGEWFEAMCKRVESWVHNEKETDISKIEEKIEPAVADETFELDRCIECGICVASCATKLMRPNFIAATGLLRTARYLQDPHDHRSVEDFYELVGDDDGVFGCMSLLACEDNCPKQLPLQSKIAYMRRQLVAQRNK, encoded by the coding sequence ATGAGTAGAAAATTAACAATAAAAGCGTTTAAATATAACCCTTTAAGCAAAATTTCAAAGCCACATTTTGTGAGCTATGAGCTTGAGGAAACTCCTTTTATGACGGTTTTTGTTTGCCTTACTTTGATCCGCGAAAAAATGGACGCTGATCTTAGCTTTGACTTTGTTTGTAGGGCTGGAATTTGTGGAAGTTGTGCGATGATGATCAACGGCGTTCCAAAACTTGCTTGCAAGACCTTGACAAAAGACTATGAAGATGGTGTTATAGAGCTTATGCCTATGCCAGCGTTTAGACATATCAAGGATTTGAGCGTAAATACAGGCGAGTGGTTTGAGGCTATGTGTAAAAGAGTGGAAAGCTGGGTGCATAACGAAAAAGAAACCGATATTTCCAAGATAGAAGAAAAGATCGAACCAGCCGTGGCTGATGAAACTTTTGAGCTTGATCGTTGTATCGAGTGTGGAATTTGCGTTGCAAGCTGTGCAACCAAGCTTATGCGTCCAAATTTCATCGCAGCAACAGGGCTTTTAAGAACAGCTCGTTATTTGCAAGATCCACACGATCATAGAAGTGTAGAGGATTTTTACGAGCTTGTGGGCGATGATGATGGCGTTTTTGGTTGTATGTCTTTGCTTGCTTGTGAGGATAACTGCCCTAAACAGCTGCCACTTCAAAGTAAAATTGCTTACATGAGAAGACAACTTGTGGCTCAAAGAAACAAATAA
- a CDS encoding fumarate reductase flavoprotein subunit produces MNIQYSDALVIGGGLAGLRAAIEVAKSGQSVTLLSICPVKRSHSAAVQGGMQASLGNGAKGEGDNEDLHFADTVKGSDWGCDQEVARMFAQTAPKAVRELAAWGVPWTRVTKGPRTVVINAQKTVIEEKEEAHGLINARDFGGTKKWRTCFIADATGHCMLYGVANEAIKNQVKIIDRMEAVRVMHDGKRCIGVIARDLTNGQLIAYVARGTMIATGGYGRIYKQTTNAVICEGTGAAIALETGLCRLSNMEAVQFHPTPIVPSGILLTEGCRGDGGILRDVDGYRFMPDYEPEKKELASRDVVSRRMMEHIRKGKGVKSPYGDHLWLDISILGRAHVEKNLRDVQDICKTFNGIDPADEGPKGWAPVLPMQHYSMGGIRTKPTGESQWLNGLFACGEAACWDMHGFNRLGGNSCAETVVAGMIVGDYFADYCKNNGESIDTNLVKDFLSKEYDYLKSLTQKEGKHNVFEIKNRMKEIMWDKVAIFRTGEGLKEAVDELEELYKKSLDVKVHAKELDAANPELEEAYRVPRMLKVALCVAYGALLRTESRGAHYREDYPKRDDLNWMKRTLTSWKEGDTLPHVEYDELDIMKMEMPPAFRGYGAKGNIIENPLSEKRQAEVDTIREKMESEGKSRHEIQHALMPYELQPKYKALNQRIGVDYE; encoded by the coding sequence ATGAATATACAATACAGCGATGCTTTGGTTATAGGTGGTGGTTTAGCAGGACTTAGAGCAGCCATTGAGGTAGCAAAAAGTGGGCAAAGTGTAACTCTTTTAAGTATCTGCCCGGTAAAACGCTCGCACTCAGCTGCTGTGCAAGGCGGTATGCAAGCAAGTTTGGGAAATGGTGCAAAAGGCGAGGGCGATAATGAAGATTTGCACTTTGCAGATACAGTTAAGGGAAGCGATTGGGGTTGTGATCAAGAAGTAGCAAGAATGTTTGCTCAAACAGCTCCAAAAGCAGTGCGTGAGCTTGCAGCATGGGGCGTTCCTTGGACTAGGGTTACAAAAGGACCTAGAACAGTTGTTATCAACGCTCAAAAAACGGTAATAGAAGAAAAAGAAGAAGCACACGGACTTATCAACGCAAGGGATTTTGGCGGAACTAAAAAGTGGAGAACCTGTTTCATAGCCGATGCAACAGGGCATTGTATGCTTTATGGTGTGGCAAATGAGGCGATTAAAAATCAAGTTAAAATTATCGACAGAATGGAAGCTGTGCGTGTAATGCACGATGGCAAAAGATGTATAGGCGTTATCGCAAGAGATCTTACAAACGGACAACTTATCGCTTATGTGGCTCGTGGCACCATGATAGCAACAGGTGGCTATGGTAGAATTTACAAACAAACTACAAATGCGGTGATTTGCGAGGGAACAGGTGCAGCTATCGCTCTTGAAACAGGTCTTTGTAGGCTTTCAAATATGGAAGCGGTGCAGTTTCACCCAACCCCTATCGTTCCAAGTGGAATTTTGCTTACTGAGGGTTGTCGTGGAGATGGTGGAATTTTGCGTGATGTTGATGGATATCGCTTTATGCCTGATTATGAGCCAGAAAAAAAAGAGCTTGCAAGCCGTGATGTTGTAAGTCGTAGAATGATGGAACATATCCGCAAAGGAAAAGGCGTAAAAAGTCCTTATGGGGATCATTTATGGCTTGATATTTCGATCTTAGGACGCGCTCATGTGGAAAAAAATCTACGCGATGTTCAAGATATTTGCAAAACCTTTAATGGCATTGATCCAGCTGATGAGGGTCCTAAGGGTTGGGCTCCGGTTTTACCTATGCAGCATTATTCTATGGGTGGAATTCGCACCAAGCCAACAGGCGAAAGTCAGTGGTTAAATGGTCTTTTTGCGTGCGGAGAAGCAGCTTGCTGGGATATGCACGGCTTTAATCGCTTGGGTGGAAACTCATGTGCTGAAACCGTTGTTGCGGGTATGATTGTGGGAGATTATTTTGCTGATTATTGTAAAAATAACGGCGAAAGCATTGATACAAATTTAGTCAAGGATTTTCTAAGCAAAGAGTATGATTATCTTAAGTCTCTTACTCAAAAAGAGGGCAAACACAATGTCTTTGAGATCAAAAATAGAATGAAAGAAATCATGTGGGATAAAGTGGCTATCTTTAGAACAGGCGAGGGATTAAAAGAAGCTGTTGATGAGCTTGAAGAACTTTATAAAAAATCTTTAGATGTAAAGGTTCATGCTAAAGAACTTGACGCTGCAAATCCAGAGCTTGAAGAAGCTTACAGAGTTCCAAGAATGCTTAAAGTCGCTCTTTGCGTAGCTTATGGTGCTCTTTTAAGGACAGAAAGCAGGGGTGCACATTACAGAGAGGATTATCCAAAAAGAGATGATTTAAACTGGATGAAAAGAACGCTTACTTCGTGGAAAGAAGGCGATACTCTACCACATGTAGAATATGATGAGCTTGACATTATGAAAATGGAAATGCCACCAGCCTTTAGAGGATACGGCGCAAAAGGTAATATCATCGAAAATCCACTCAGCGAAAAAAGACAAGCTGAAGTTGATACGATTCGCGAAAAAATGGAAAGCGAGGGCAAAAGCCGTCATGAAATTCAGCACGCTTTAATGCCTTATGAATTACAGCCAAAATACAAAGCCTTAAATCAAAGAATAGGAGTGGATTATGAGTAG
- a CDS encoding fumarate reductase cytochrome b subunit produces MSQIIEGFLGRSEEGKKSKLPAKLDFIQSASGLFLGLFMWGHMFFVSTIIISNDFMYQIAKMFEGNFIFGEPQPWVVSCIVFIVFVVFIVHAGAAVRKFPINFRQYQILRTQMKLIKHGDTNLWFVQFITGFILFFFASFHLGMMFFYPQTIDPYGSGERMLQMWPFYLILLFAVELHGGIGLYRLCVKWGWFEGSDARKSRKKLKALKWAVSVFFIVLGLLTMVAYLKVGLSDHQVGSRYVPTYMQNQ; encoded by the coding sequence ATGAGCCAAATTATCGAGGGTTTTTTGGGTCGAAGTGAGGAGGGTAAAAAGAGCAAGCTCCCAGCAAAGCTTGATTTTATCCAGAGTGCTTCAGGACTTTTCTTGGGGCTTTTTATGTGGGGGCATATGTTTTTTGTCTCAACTATCATCATCAGTAATGATTTTATGTATCAAATTGCTAAGATGTTTGAAGGAAACTTTATCTTTGGCGAACCTCAGCCTTGGGTGGTATCCTGTATTGTATTCATTGTTTTTGTGGTGTTTATTGTGCATGCAGGAGCAGCTGTTAGGAAATTTCCTATTAATTTTAGGCAATACCAAATTTTGCGTACACAAATGAAGCTGATTAAACATGGGGATACAAATTTATGGTTTGTGCAGTTTATCACAGGCTTTATTTTATTCTTTTTTGCGTCTTTTCATTTGGGAATGATGTTTTTTTATCCGCAAACTATAGATCCTTACGGTTCAGGCGAGAGAATGCTTCAAATGTGGCCCTTTTATCTCATCTTGCTTTTTGCAGTAGAACTTCATGGAGGTATAGGACTTTATAGGCTTTGTGTTAAATGGGGTTGGTTTGAAGGAAGTGATGCAAGAAAAAGTCGCAAAAAACTTAAGGCTTTAAAATGGGCTGTGAGTGTATTTTTTATCGTTCTTGGTTTGCTTACTATGGTAGCGTATTTGAAAGTAGGCTTAAGTGATCATCAAGTAGGTTCTCGTTATGTGCCAACCTATATGCAAAATCAATAA
- the lgt gene encoding prolipoprotein diacylglyceryl transferase translates to MEFWQNIYSNFDVVAFELFGLKVHWYSLMYIFALLLALFIAKYFVKKDKIKISDKMLDSYFIWVELGVILGARLGYILIYDDHTLWYLTKPWQIFNPFDQNGNFVGIRGMSFHGAVAGFFIATFIFCKKKKQNLWLYLDLVALSVPLAYTFGRIGNFLNQELFGRITDVSWGIFVDGALRHPSQLYEAFLEGIVIFIIIYFARYKKKFDGELILIYMASYCVARFICEFFREPDFNLGLLALNLSMGQILSIILLFVTYLLYIYLKSNLNKKFKFF, encoded by the coding sequence ATGGAATTTTGGCAAAATATTTATTCAAATTTTGATGTAGTTGCTTTTGAATTATTTGGTTTAAAGGTGCATTGGTATAGTTTGATGTATATTTTTGCTTTGCTTTTGGCACTTTTTATCGCAAAATATTTTGTTAAAAAAGATAAGATCAAAATCAGTGATAAAATGCTTGATAGTTATTTTATCTGGGTTGAACTTGGGGTGATTTTAGGAGCTAGACTTGGTTATATTTTGATTTATGATGATCATACGCTTTGGTATCTTACAAAGCCTTGGCAAATTTTTAATCCCTTTGATCAAAATGGCAATTTTGTAGGCATTCGTGGAATGAGCTTTCATGGTGCTGTTGCGGGATTTTTTATCGCAACTTTTATATTTTGTAAAAAAAAGAAACAAAATTTATGGCTTTATCTTGATCTAGTCGCACTTTCTGTGCCTCTGGCTTATACTTTTGGCAGGATAGGGAATTTTTTAAATCAAGAACTTTTTGGACGCATTACCGATGTATCTTGGGGGATCTTTGTTGATGGAGCTTTAAGACATCCTTCTCAGCTTTATGAGGCTTTTTTAGAAGGAATTGTTATTTTTATCATTATTTATTTTGCAAGATATAAGAAAAAATTTGATGGAGAGCTTATACTTATTTATATGGCAAGTTACTGCGTAGCAAGGTTTATTTGCGAGTTTTTTAGAGAACCTGATTTTAATCTTGGGCTTTTGGCTTTAAATTTAAGTATGGGACAAATTTTAAGTATCATTTTGCTTTTTGTAACTTATTTACTTTACATTTATCTTAAATCAAATTTAAACAAAAAATTTAAATTCTTTTAA
- a CDS encoding tetratricopeptide repeat protein has product MKKIFFLSVFTSILFAAVVNLDEGLKAYENKNYNKALSIFNELCKKNSSAKACYSIAFMFENGEGVDQDNEQAKSYYKLACQNKLSSACFNLALLMIEDEDDENETNLTLYRACSLSHSLACERLGIIYEAKKDGDLAVEFYTRACQLKNAPACFRLGDLYKKGSLVKQNTRTAIRTYENACELKFGEACYVVGRYHQEEKKDNTLAKRYLGKACDLNHLEACEAYKQINTAADTR; this is encoded by the coding sequence ATGAAAAAAATCTTTTTTCTCAGTGTATTTACGAGTATTTTATTTGCAGCGGTAGTAAATTTAGACGAGGGCTTAAAGGCGTATGAAAACAAAAACTATAACAAGGCTCTAAGTATATTCAATGAGTTATGCAAGAAAAACTCAAGTGCCAAGGCTTGTTATTCTATCGCTTTTATGTTTGAAAATGGCGAGGGCGTTGATCAAGATAATGAACAAGCAAAAAGTTATTACAAACTTGCTTGTCAAAACAAGCTCTCTTCAGCCTGCTTTAATCTTGCCTTGCTCATGATAGAAGATGAAGATGATGAAAATGAAACCAATCTCACTCTTTATAGAGCTTGCTCCTTAAGTCATAGCCTAGCTTGTGAAAGACTTGGTATCATTTATGAAGCTAAAAAAGATGGGGATTTAGCCGTTGAGTTTTACACGAGAGCTTGCCAGCTTAAAAATGCACCGGCTTGCTTTAGGCTTGGGGATCTTTACAAAAAAGGCTCTTTAGTCAAACAAAATACAAGAACAGCTATAAGAACTTATGAAAATGCTTGTGAGCTTAAATTTGGAGAAGCTTGTTATGTAGTGGGTAGGTATCATCAAGAGGAAAAAAAGGATAACACTCTTGCCAAAAGATACCTTGGAAAAGCATGCGATCTAAACCACCTAGAAGCTTGCGAAGCTTATAAGCAAATCAACACAGCAGCAGATACACGCTGA
- a CDS encoding potassium channel family protein, translated as MKSGKTYGIIGLGKFGSVVATELINAGESVVIADRLEERLTQLQDRATCAYILDSTNTTALKEAGFHNIDVVIVSIGENVEKSILTLMALKDIGVETVIAKATSQIHGQILSKLGSLKVIYPEKESATRLAKEFLIHPEFEVIDLSANVLRAVKIQITDKLAGKSLKNIAQNMRVIGFRRGTGDWDLLPELETTTAYMGDSIILFGTAKELEENSSVK; from the coding sequence ATGAAAAGTGGGAAAACATACGGGATTATAGGACTTGGTAAATTTGGTTCGGTTGTAGCAACGGAGCTTATTAATGCTGGAGAAAGCGTTGTCATCGCTGATAGATTGGAAGAAAGATTAACTCAGCTTCAAGATAGGGCAACTTGTGCTTATATTTTAGATTCTACAAATACAACAGCTTTAAAAGAAGCAGGTTTTCATAATATCGATGTGGTCATAGTAAGCATTGGAGAAAATGTTGAAAAAAGTATCTTAACTCTTATGGCTTTAAAAGATATAGGCGTTGAAACTGTGATTGCAAAAGCAACCTCTCAAATTCACGGACAAATTTTATCTAAACTTGGATCACTAAAGGTGATTTATCCAGAAAAAGAAAGTGCGACAAGACTTGCAAAAGAGTTTTTAATCCACCCTGAATTTGAAGTGATTGATCTTTCTGCTAATGTTCTTCGTGCTGTAAAAATTCAAATTACAGATAAGCTTGCTGGAAAAAGTTTAAAAAATATTGCACAAAATATGAGGGTTATAGGTTTTAGAAGAGGAACAGGGGATTGGGATTTGTTGCCTGAGCTTGAAACAACTACGGCTTATATGGGAGATAGCATTATTTTATTTGGTACGGCAAAGGAGCTTGAGGAAAACTCCTCAGTCAAATGA